One window of Microcoleus vaginatus PCC 9802 genomic DNA carries:
- a CDS encoding type II toxin-antitoxin system ParD family antitoxin, translating to MQIVLSPEVEALVQRQLTTGKYKSAIEVILAAIQLLEQQEDIYQGRLQELQRDAVIGQQASQRGEVVDGAIAIAQIRANLRSRYSSSEA from the coding sequence ATGCAAATTGTTTTGTCACCTGAAGTCGAAGCCCTCGTGCAGCGTCAACTCACGACTGGCAAGTACAAAAGTGCGATCGAAGTAATCCTCGCAGCCATTCAACTCCTGGAACAACAAGAAGACATTTATCAAGGACGACTGCAAGAACTTCAACGAGACGCAGTGATTGGCCAGCAAGCATCCCAACGTGGTGAAGTCGTAGACGGTGCAATCGCAATCGCACAAATCCGCGCCAACCTGCGATCGCGCTACAGTTCATCAGAAGCATGA
- a CDS encoding type II toxin-antitoxin system RelE/ParE family toxin, whose translation MTPKFRLTEPAIQDIEQIVDYIARQSGLDIADRFLRKIDAKFAKIAQFPNLGRQRDEILPGLRSLPMDNYLILYMPIGQDVDIFRVVSGYRDLSALFTDVDD comes from the coding sequence ATGACTCCCAAATTTCGCCTCACCGAACCCGCAATTCAAGACATCGAGCAAATTGTAGACTACATCGCTCGTCAATCGGGACTCGATATAGCCGATCGCTTTTTAAGGAAGATCGACGCAAAATTTGCCAAAATTGCTCAGTTTCCCAACCTGGGACGACAACGAGACGAAATTTTACCAGGTCTACGCAGTCTCCCGATGGATAACTATCTTATACTCTATATGCCGATCGGACAGGATGTAGATATCTTTCGAGTTGTCAGTGGTTATCGAGATTTATCAGCCCTGTTCACCGATGTTGATGATTGA